TAAAATAGTTTCCTAGGAAACTATTTTAATTTTACTATTTTTGGAAAAAAAATACAAGATAAATTTATTTGAATTATTATATTTATCATTATATAATTTAAAACAAAATTAAGAATAATAGGAGGAAAAGTGTTAAGTGTTATAATTCCAGCTTATAATGTTGAAAAATATATTGAACGATGTGTAAACTCTGTTTTAAATCAATATTTAAAAAATATTGAAATTATAGTTATAGATGACGGATCAAAAGATAAAACATCAGATATTTGTTTAAAGATATCTGAAAATAATAAAAATATAATATATAAAAAAGTGCAAAATGGCGGGTGTAGTGCTGCTAGAAATTTAGGAGTTTCAATGGCTAAAGGAAAATATATAGCTTTTTTGGATTCTGATGATTGGGTAGATTCAGATATGTATATAAATATGATAGAAGAAGCTGAAAAAAATCAAGCAGATATTGTAATATGTGGATTTAAGAAATTAGATGAAAATAAAAATCTTCTTTCAACAGTTAAAATTCCTAAAAGAAATAATAAAAATGAGTATATAGATTGTACTACAGAGTGGTTTGCATCACCATGTAATAAAATTTATAAAAGAGATTTATTAGAAAAAAATAATATTAGATTTTTATTAAATATCTATACTGGTGAGGATATGTTTTTTAATTTTATAAGTTTTTTTTATAGTAAAAATATTATTTCTTTAGATGAACCATATTATAATTATTTTATGAACCAAAATTCAGTTTCAAATAATTATAAAAATAGAACAGATATTTATATTGTCATAAGAGAATTAATATCTTTTTATAAAAGAAATGGGGTATATAAAGAAAATATAAATAAAATTAGGGAATGCTTTAAATATCATGGTATAATGTATCCCTTTGATGTACTTCAAAAATTGAGTGAAAATAAAGTTGAAAATTGGAAAAGGTTTTATATAAAGATAAAAGAAGAAATAAATAGATTAAAAGAAATAGAAACTATAGATATAAAAATATATTACTATTATAGAATTTTTAGATTAAAAATGATGTGGCTTAAGCGATTTAAAAAAATGCTAATAGAAAAATAGGGTGAGGGACAGTGAAAAAAATATTAATAAAGGCGTATGCACAACTAAATTTAGGAGATGATCTTTTTATAAAAATGCTTTGTGAAAGATATAAAGATACAGAGTTTTATCTTTTTGCTACTCCTGAATATGAAAATTTAAAAGGGATTGAAACAAATAATTTAAAGATTTTATATAATAATACTTTTGCAAAAAAGATATTATTTCGTTTAGGAAGAAAATTTGGAGTATATAATATATTAGAGGATTTAAAAGCAAAAGAGTTAGATGGTGTTGTTAATATAGGAGGATCAATTTTTATAGAAAATGATTTTTCAAAAGAGGACTTTAAAATAAGAGAAAGAAACTTGGAATTTGGAAAAAACTATTTTATTTTAGGAGCAAATTTTGGTCCTTATAAAAGTGAAGCATTTAAAAGTATGTATCATGATTTTTTCAAAAAATGTAAGGATGTATGTTTTAGAGAAAGGTATTCATATGAGCTTTTTAAAGATTTAGAAAATGTAAGATTTGGAAAAGATATAGTCTTTAGTCTAAAGCAAGAGACTGTAGCAAAAGAAGATTATGTTTTATTTTCTATAATTTTACCATCAGCAAGGCCAGGTTTTTCTGGAATAGAGTCAGAGTATTTTAATAGATTGAAAACATTAACTTTAGATATTATAAAAAGTGGAAAAAAAGTTAAATTTATGTCCTTTTGTCAAGGTGAAAAAGACGAAGAAGCTATAAAAAAATTACTAAATATGATACCAAATGAGCAACATAAATATATTTCTAAATATTTTTATAGAGGAGATATGAATGAAGCATTGGAAATATTAAATAAAGCTGATAGTATTGTAGCTACAAGATTTCATGCAATGATATTAGGATTTGTTCTTAAAAAAACTGTATTTCCAATAGCGTATAGCAAAAAAATGACAAATGTTTTAGAAGATTTAGAGTTTAAGCAAAATTATGC
This genomic stretch from Cetobacterium somerae ATCC BAA-474 harbors:
- a CDS encoding glycosyltransferase family 2 protein, with the protein product MLSVIIPAYNVEKYIERCVNSVLNQYLKNIEIIVIDDGSKDKTSDICLKISENNKNIIYKKVQNGGCSAARNLGVSMAKGKYIAFLDSDDWVDSDMYINMIEEAEKNQADIVICGFKKLDENKNLLSTVKIPKRNNKNEYIDCTTEWFASPCNKIYKRDLLEKNNIRFLLNIYTGEDMFFNFISFFYSKNIISLDEPYYNYFMNQNSVSNNYKNRTDIYIVIRELISFYKRNGVYKENINKIRECFKYHGIMYPFDVLQKLSENKVENWKRFYIKIKEEINRLKEIETIDIKIYYYYRIFRLKMMWLKRFKKMLIEK
- a CDS encoding polysaccharide pyruvyl transferase family protein, encoding MKKILIKAYAQLNLGDDLFIKMLCERYKDTEFYLFATPEYENLKGIETNNLKILYNNTFAKKILFRLGRKFGVYNILEDLKAKELDGVVNIGGSIFIENDFSKEDFKIRERNLEFGKNYFILGANFGPYKSEAFKSMYHDFFKKCKDVCFRERYSYELFKDLENVRFGKDIVFSLKQETVAKEDYVLFSIILPSARPGFSGIESEYFNRLKTLTLDIIKSGKKVKFMSFCQGEKDEEAIKKLLNMIPNEQHKYISKYFYRGDMNEALEILNKADSIVATRFHAMILGFVLKKTVFPIAYSKKMTNVLEDLEFKQNYASLENLQGLNFEKFKENEALSPNTLIRAAQDGERHFLKLDDFLSE